In a genomic window of Penaeus vannamei isolate JL-2024 chromosome 10, ASM4276789v1, whole genome shotgun sequence:
- the LOC138862939 gene encoding sporozoite surface protein 2-like — protein MRTGEQQKRRTAEKKNNRTAEQQNSRTEEYKSRTTEQQNKRTGERQNNRTAEQQNRRTAEKKNSLPSLVSKPKWVSWPNQVSRPRTISKPSQVSRPSQVSRPSQVSRPSQVSRPNQVSNPSQVSRPSQVSNPSQVSRPNQVSNPNQVSNPNQVSPKTCLEAWLKGVQGQLSLNSTLVSVMGAGRDGAAEGNSVRSSAWQRESAGVLKLRQRDFLLIA, from the exons ATGAGAACAGGAGAACAGCAGAAAAGAAGAAcagcagaaaagaagaacaacagaaCAGCAGAACAACAGAACAGCAGAACAGAAGAGTATAAGAGCAGAACAACAGAACAGCAGAACAAGAGAACAGGAGAACGACAGAACAATAGAACAGCAGAACAACAGAACAGGAGAACAGCAGAAAAGAAGAACA GTCTCCCAAGTCTGGTCAGCAAGCCAAAATGGGTCAGCTGGCCAAATCAGGTCAGTAGGCCAAGAACGATCAGCAAGCCAAGTCAGGTCAGCAGGCCAAGCCAGGTCAGCAGGCCAAGTCAGGTCAGCAGGCCAAGCCAGGTCAGCAGGCCAAATCAGGTCAGCAACCCAAGTCAGGTCAGCAGGCCAAGCCAGGTCAGCAACCCAAGTCAGGTCAGCAGGCCAAATCAGGTCAGCAACCCAAATCAGGTCAGCAACCCAAACCAGGTCAGCCCTAAGACCTGTTTAGAAGCTTGGCTCAAAGGCGTACAAGGTCAGCTAAGCCTCAATAGCACTTTGGTTTCAGTAATGGGAGCAGGACGTGACGGTGCAGCTGAAGGAAATTCTGTGAGGTCCTCGGCGTGGCAGCGGGAGAGTGCCGGGGTCTTGAAGCTCAGGCAGAGGGACTTTTTGCTAATTGCTTAG